TTGGTAAATTTATATTTGTCTCAACTCCAAGCATTTGATTACTTTTTCCTGTGACTCTATAAAATTTACTTTGTGTTACCTTCAAAGCACCATCGGTTTTTCTTCCAAAAGTACCAGGTATTTCTTGGACTATTTGAATAGTTCCTTTACCATACGTTTTTTTATCCCCAACTATAATTCCTCTGCCATAGTCTTGAATTGCAGCGGAAAATATTTCTGAAGCAGAAGCACTAAAATGATTTACTAAAACAATCAATGGACCTTTATATATCCATGGGTTTTGTTCTACATTGTATTTTTTTAAGTTGTGATATTTATCTAAAGTTTGAACAATTGTTCCTTTAGGAATAAATAATCCTGTTAACTTTATGCTTTCAGGAAAATCTCCTCCCCCATTATTTCTTAAATCTATCACTACACCTTTTGCGCCATTATCAATTAATTTTGTTAATTCTTTTTCTGTATCATAGGCAACGCCTTTACAGGTTTCCAATAATCTAATTTTGCATTTAATATCTGTATAAAAGGTTGATATTTTTATCACACCAATTTTTGTACTTTGTAAATCTATCAAGGCACTTTTTACTTTATCATCTTTTAATTCAATTTCATCTCTCTGTAATGAAACTGTAAATTTTTCAGATCCTTTTGTTGTAGATCTTTGCAAATAAATTTTTAAAGAAGAACCTTTTTTTCCTCGAATGAGACTAACGGCTTTTTCTACATCAGCATCTGATAGTTCTTGTAAACCAATTCCATTGCCCGGATCTACAGCTAATATTTTATCATTAGGTTTAATTCTTCCATCTTTTTGAGCAACACCTCCATTGATTAATGATTTAATATAAATTTCACCATCTTTTTCAATTAATTGTGCACCAATCCCTTCTAATTTATTGCTTATATGTATTACGAAAGAATCATGTTCATTTGGAAGTAAATGTGCGGAATGTGGGTCTAAAGAAAGTGCAAAACTATTTAAAAATGAACCGAAAAGTTTATCATTATCAATTGTTAATTTTTCTTTTTCAAGTTTTAAATATTTTTTTGCTATTATATTTTTAGCATCAATATTTTTATTAGTATTTAATTCTTTCAAATATTGATATTTTAATCTTCTTTTTAAATTACTATAAAGCTCTGTATAGTTTTTAGCCCAGCTATTTTTTTTTATACTGAAGTATTCTACTTCATTTTTTTTATCAATATTAGTTAAAACTTTATTTATGATGTTATTTCTTTCTTGCACTTTTTTTAAAAATAATTTATAAAAATCAGTTATAAAATTACAATTATTGTTGCTAAAACTAGATAAATAATATTTTGATTTATTTGAAAAATATTCTATATCTGATTTAAGTAAATAAATTCTATTTTGATCTAATGACTCGCTAAATTTATTCATTGTCCTAGAAAATAGTTCATCAGTAAAATGATCATATTGATAATGTAATTCCAACATAGTGTTAATTCGGTTTTTTACTTCTTCACAGTTTAATATGGATAGATTTGTTCTTGCAATATTTAAGTTCTCTTCGTAAGCTAGGCATAGGGAGAATGAACCTCCAAAGATGAAACTGATTATAAATACCAGCAAAGACTTTGCTTTTGGTCGCATCATGTTTATCCTCTATTCATCTTAAAGCTTTATTATCCTTTCAACTTTTTATTGTATAGTCAATTTGTTATTTGTGAGATTTTATGACGACATCCAGAAGATCTATTGATAATTTACCTAAAAGATCACACTTACATAAAGTTTTTGATGATTATCTTAATAAATTGGGCCTACGCCAAACTCGACAACGCAAAATAATTTTAGATGCGGTACTTTCTTCTGGTAGACATGTTGATGCTGAAACAATTTCTAATGAAGTAAAAAAAATTGATAGCTCGATTGGGCTTGCTACTGTTTATCGTACTCTTAAAATGATGACTGATTCTAAAATTCTTGTGGAACGTCACTTTAGCGGTGATAGAGCCAGCTTTGAGTTTGCTGATCAAGATAATGAACACCACGATCATTTAATCTGCAATCAATGTGGTGAAATAGTTGAGTTCTATGATGAAGAACTTGAGCGATATCAGGATATTGTTGCTAAAAATCTTGGATTTCAATTAAAAACTCATAAAATGGAGCTTTTTGCAGATTGTCTTAGTGTTGAGTCCTGTAAACGGAAAAATATAAAGTAATGAATTGATCTTTATTCATGCAAGTTCTATTTTCCCATTGAAATTGATTAGGATAAGTATTGGTCTTGAAAACTTATCTTATAAAAATGTTAATTAGGAAAGAACAGCATTATGAATAAAAAATCGAAGGCAAAGTTGATATGGACTGTAACAAATAAAGGTTGCGAAAAGCTTGGGATACAAAATATTGCAGCAACCATAACTCAATATCGTCTTGATGCTGTCCGCATGTCTTATTCCTCAAGTGCTTTGCCTAATATATTAAAATTAAGGGAAGAAATTTCTCGTCAATTAGCTAGTGAAGATGTAGCGCAAAGTGATGGCTATGTACCATTTTTATTAAGTTTTATAGGCCGCAGAGCATTATTATCTGTCCCAAATGGACAATTAGAAGTTGGAGATGGAACTTCTATAGATATTACTTTTTTAGTTGATTTTAATTACTGCGCTTCCCTGAGACCATCAACAACAGCTACAAAAAATGTTGAAGTTATTGTCTCAAGTGAAGATCAATTAGTTAATATTAAAGTTGGCAGCAAATTTAGCATTTCTTATGGTGCCGTTGAATTGAAGGTGGTTTCCATACCCTCTTCTTTAACTTCTGGTTGTACAATTCGTTGTATTGTTGAAAATGGAGGTCTGTTGATATCAGGAGTGGATGTCCATTCAACTGATATGTCAAGGGATTTATTTCCTTTATTACCTGAAGATGAAAAAACATTAAATTCTGGTTTTTCAGGACTTGCAGACTACGTTATTATTGATGGATTAAAATCAGAAGAAGAATTATTAGCTATTAAGACAGGGATTCTTGGAGAAAATGTCAAAGTATCTGAAAGACATCCAAGTATTCCAATTTCAAAAAATGTGCATGAGCTAGAAGCTGTATTGCCTCCACGTTTTTTATTGAAAGTAGACTCTAAACGTTCACTAGAATTATTGCCAAAGCTTTTAAAACTTGTTGATGGTGTGTTTTTAAGCAGATCTGAACTTGGAATTGATGAGCATCCACATAATCTACCTATTATTCAAAAAGAGCTCATAACACGTTGTAATAAGCTGTCAAAAACTGTTATTGTTGCTTCTGAACTTATGCACTCAATGTTTGTCAATGCAAATCCAACGCGCGCTGAAGTTTCAGATATGGCAAATGCAGCTGCAGATGGTGCCGATGCTTTGGTACTATCGCACGAAGTTACGGAAGGACCTAATTCTTCACTTGTTGCAGAAGTTTCTCAAGAAACTTTAGTGAATAGCGAAGCTTGGTTTGAAAAGAAATGGCATCCTTTTGAAATGGACGAAATTCCATCTGATGATGATGCAGTAACATATGGTGCCATTCGAATAGCTCAACAAGCAAATGTTAGAGCCATAGTTTGTTTCACAGAAGGTGGTTATACTGCAATGAAACTTTCATCAATGCG
This is a stretch of genomic DNA from Pigmentibacter ruber. It encodes these proteins:
- a CDS encoding pyruvate kinase, whose protein sequence is MNKKSKAKLIWTVTNKGCEKLGIQNIAATITQYRLDAVRMSYSSSALPNILKLREEISRQLASEDVAQSDGYVPFLLSFIGRRALLSVPNGQLEVGDGTSIDITFLVDFNYCASLRPSTTATKNVEVIVSSEDQLVNIKVGSKFSISYGAVELKVVSIPSSLTSGCTIRCIVENGGLLISGVDVHSTDMSRDLFPLLPEDEKTLNSGFSGLADYVIIDGLKSEEELLAIKTGILGENVKVSERHPSIPISKNVHELEAVLPPRFLLKVDSKRSLELLPKLLKLVDGVFLSRSELGIDEHPHNLPIIQKELITRCNKLSKTVIVASELMHSMFVNANPTRAEVSDMANAAADGADALVLSHEVTEGPNSSLVAEVSQETLVNSEAWFEKKWHPFEMDEIPSDDDAVTYGAIRIAQQANVRAIVCFTEGGYTAMKLSSMRTPTEIIAITCNKKIMRQMNLLRSVSAVVLESRSKVERILNEIKEILVNKYSFKKGDKFVFVSLTASSVSERNSNLFTVQEID
- a CDS encoding Fur family transcriptional regulator; protein product: MTTSRRSIDNLPKRSHLHKVFDDYLNKLGLRQTRQRKIILDAVLSSGRHVDAETISNEVKKIDSSIGLATVYRTLKMMTDSKILVERHFSGDRASFEFADQDNEHHDHLICNQCGEIVEFYDEELERYQDIVAKNLGFQLKTHKMELFADCLSVESCKRKNIK
- a CDS encoding carboxy terminal-processing peptidase, which translates into the protein MMRPKAKSLLVFIISFIFGGSFSLCLAYEENLNIARTNLSILNCEEVKNRINTMLELHYQYDHFTDELFSRTMNKFSESLDQNRIYLLKSDIEYFSNKSKYYLSSFSNNNCNFITDFYKLFLKKVQERNNIINKVLTNIDKKNEVEYFSIKKNSWAKNYTELYSNLKRRLKYQYLKELNTNKNIDAKNIIAKKYLKLEKEKLTIDNDKLFGSFLNSFALSLDPHSAHLLPNEHDSFVIHISNKLEGIGAQLIEKDGEIYIKSLINGGVAQKDGRIKPNDKILAVDPGNGIGLQELSDADVEKAVSLIRGKKGSSLKIYLQRSTTKGSEKFTVSLQRDEIELKDDKVKSALIDLQSTKIGVIKISTFYTDIKCKIRLLETCKGVAYDTEKELTKLIDNGAKGVVIDLRNNGGGDFPESIKLTGLFIPKGTIVQTLDKYHNLKKYNVEQNPWIYKGPLIVLVNHFSASASEIFSAAIQDYGRGIIVGDKKTYGKGTIQIVQEIPGTFGRKTDGALKVTQSKFYRVTGKSNQMLGVETNINLPSIQETFDTGEENQDYALPFDSIQPVPDFKPIKNNSSLIDKLKILSSKRISINEKYNLILNKIKHFNLGKSTLIPILSTNLKTIEDYINTKDIGDDSDEESNKILADKDLQLFESLLIMKDIVNLPNENWVSYTPKK